From a single Okeanomitos corallinicola TIOX110 genomic region:
- a CDS encoding CTP synthase gives MTKFIFVTGGVVSSIGKGIVAASLGRLLKSRDYSVSILKLDPYINVDPGTMSPFQHGEVFVTQDGAETDLDLGHYERFTDTSMSRLNSVTTGLIYQSVINKERRGDYNGGTVQVIPHITNEIKDRILRVAKESNPAAVITEIGGTVGDIESLPFLEAIRQLRKEVGRQNVLYMHVTLLPWIASAGEMKTKPTQHSVKELRSIGIQPDILVCRCDRTIPVGLKQKLSEFCDVPVESVITCQDANSIYEVPIILEREGLAEQTLDLLQMEQRQPNLTQWANMVERMYSPKYSVEIAIVGKYVRLSDAYLSVVESLRHAAISTYGDLRLRWVNSEVLETEPAENYLAGVDGILVPGGFGSRGIDGKIAAIKYARDRQIPFLGLCLGMQCSVIEWARNVKGLDHANSAEVDPYTNHPVINLLPEQQDVVDLGGTMRLGLYPCSIQPGTLAHSLYQEDIIYERHRHRYEFNNVYRQALLDSGYVVSGTSPDGRLVEIVEYSNHPFFIACQFHPEFQSRPSTPHPLFKGFMQAAISRTHHTPTAPKPVQVS, from the coding sequence ATGACTAAGTTTATCTTTGTAACTGGAGGCGTTGTTTCCAGTATTGGTAAGGGCATTGTAGCAGCCAGTCTGGGAAGGTTGCTAAAATCGCGGGATTATTCTGTATCAATTCTCAAACTTGATCCTTATATTAATGTTGATCCAGGTACGATGAGTCCCTTTCAACATGGAGAAGTTTTTGTTACCCAAGATGGTGCAGAAACAGATTTGGATTTGGGACATTATGAACGGTTTACTGATACTTCTATGTCCAGGTTAAACAGTGTTACCACTGGCTTGATTTATCAGTCTGTAATTAATAAAGAACGTCGGGGAGACTATAATGGGGGAACTGTCCAGGTAATTCCCCATATTACCAATGAAATTAAAGATCGGATTCTGCGAGTAGCTAAAGAATCTAATCCCGCAGCAGTAATTACGGAAATTGGTGGAACTGTTGGTGATATTGAATCACTACCTTTTTTGGAAGCTATCCGTCAGTTACGGAAAGAGGTGGGTAGGCAAAATGTCCTGTATATGCACGTCACTCTTTTGCCTTGGATTGCTTCCGCTGGGGAAATGAAAACCAAACCCACACAGCACTCTGTTAAAGAACTCAGATCCATTGGTATTCAACCAGATATTTTAGTCTGTCGCTGCGATCGCACTATCCCTGTCGGCTTAAAACAGAAATTATCGGAATTTTGTGATGTTCCCGTAGAATCTGTGATCACCTGTCAAGATGCTAATAGTATCTATGAAGTCCCCATCATTTTAGAACGGGAAGGACTAGCAGAGCAAACCCTCGATTTACTACAAATGGAACAACGTCAACCTAATTTGACCCAGTGGGCAAATATGGTAGAACGGATGTATAGCCCTAAATATAGCGTGGAAATTGCTATTGTTGGTAAGTATGTCCGTTTAAGTGATGCCTATCTATCTGTAGTTGAGTCCTTACGTCATGCGGCTATTTCTACCTATGGTGACTTACGGTTACGCTGGGTAAACTCAGAAGTTCTGGAAACCGAACCAGCAGAAAACTATCTTGCTGGCGTTGATGGTATTCTCGTTCCCGGTGGTTTTGGTAGTCGGGGTATAGATGGGAAAATTGCCGCCATTAAATACGCACGCGATCGCCAAATTCCCTTTTTAGGTTTATGCTTAGGAATGCAATGTTCCGTGATTGAATGGGCCAGAAACGTCAAAGGTTTAGATCATGCTAACAGTGCCGAAGTTGATCCCTACACTAACCATCCTGTTATCAACCTCTTACCCGAACAACAAGATGTAGTTGACTTAGGTGGAACTATGCGATTAGGGTTATATCCTTGTAGCATTCAACCAGGTACACTGGCACATAGTCTCTATCAAGAAGACATCATTTATGAACGTCATCGTCACCGCTACGAATTTAACAACGTCTACCGTCAAGCCTTATTAGACTCTGGTTATGTTGTCAGTGGAACTTCCCCCGATGGACGCTTAGTGGAAATTGTCGAATATTCCAACCATCCATTTTTTATTGCTTGTCAATTTCACCCAGAATTCCAATCTCGTCCTAGCACCCCCCATCCATTATTTAAAGGATTTATGCAAGCTGCTATTTCCCGTACTCATCATACTCCCACTGCACCTAAGCCAGTACAGGTTTCTTAA
- a CDS encoding MerR family DNA-binding transcriptional regulator: MSKLTISEAAKLKGVSVYTLRRWELEGKIIPKRTPNGHRRYDLAQLLGFKSELSYTIGYCRVSSYEQKDDLERQKQVVELYCAQHGWQFEIIEELKDIATRL, translated from the coding sequence ATGAGTAAACTAACTATATCAGAGGCAGCAAAATTAAAAGGTGTAAGTGTTTATACTCTCAGAAGATGGGAATTAGAGGGTAAAATAATACCAAAAAGAACCCCCAATGGACATAGACGTTATGATTTGGCTCAATTGTTAGGATTCAAATCAGAATTGTCTTATACTATTGGTTACTGTAGAGTCTCTAGCTATGAGCAAAAAGATGATTTAGAACGTCAAAAACAAGTAGTGGAATTATATTGCGCTCAACATGGTTGGCAGTTTGAAATTATTGAGGAGTTAAAAGATATTGCTACTAGGCTTTAA
- a CDS encoding TIGR00300 family protein — protein sequence MVSQIRFLMCAPDHYDVDYVINPWMEGNIHKSSRDRAVEQWNKLYNVIKDHAIVDLVAPEKGWPDMVFSANAGLVLGQNVVLSRFLHKERQGEEPYFQQWFENNGYHVYTLPKDLPFEGAGDALLDREGRWLWAGYGFRSELDSHPYLAKWLDIEVISLRLMDERFYHLDTCFCPLANGYLLYYPGAFDSYSNRVIEMRVAPEKRIAIAETDAVNFACNAVNVESIVIMNKASDSLKSRLAEVGFQVIETPLTEFLKAGGAAKCLTLRVTEPVREEIHAITQVESRVIRLEGHLLDAGLINRALDLIVEMGGSFQVLKFNLGEQRQSTSAAEVRVTAPSHEVMEEIISQLIDLGAVDLPQDERDAKLEPVLQAGVAPDDFYVSTIYPTEIRVNGEWLKVQNQRMDGAIAISQTANGKIARCKLLRDLEIGEQVVVDVLGIRTIRKTESREQRNSQEFTFMSSGVSSERRVELVVEQVAWELRKIKDSGGKVVVTAGPVVIHTGGGEHLSRLVREGYVQGLLGGNAIAVHDMEQNLLGTSLGVDMKRGVAVRGGHRHHLKVINIIRRFGSIANAVEAGVVKSGVMYECVKNNIPFSLAGSIRDDGPLPDTQMNLILAQQEYAKIVQGADMILMLSSMLHSIGVGNMTPAGVKMVCVDINPAVVTKLSDRGSVESVGVVTDVGLFLSLLIQQLDKLTSPYVANVG from the coding sequence ATGGTTTCCCAAATTCGGTTTTTAATGTGCGCTCCCGATCATTACGATGTAGATTATGTGATTAATCCTTGGATGGAGGGAAATATTCACAAGTCATCACGCGATCGCGCGGTGGAGCAATGGAATAAATTATACAATGTTATCAAAGATCATGCCATTGTTGATTTAGTCGCCCCAGAAAAAGGCTGGCCTGATATGGTATTCAGTGCCAATGCAGGTTTGGTACTTGGTCAAAATGTCGTTCTCAGCCGCTTTTTACATAAAGAACGTCAAGGGGAAGAACCGTATTTTCAACAGTGGTTTGAAAATAATGGTTATCATGTTTACACTCTTCCCAAAGACTTACCCTTTGAAGGTGCAGGTGACGCGCTATTAGACCGAGAAGGGCGTTGGTTATGGGCTGGATATGGTTTTCGGTCAGAATTAGATTCTCACCCCTACCTAGCTAAATGGTTGGACATTGAGGTGATTTCTCTGCGCTTAATGGATGAACGTTTTTATCACCTTGATACTTGCTTTTGTCCCCTAGCTAATGGTTATTTGCTATATTATCCCGGTGCGTTTGATTCCTATTCTAACCGGGTGATTGAAATGCGCGTTGCTCCAGAAAAGCGGATTGCTATTGCAGAAACTGATGCGGTTAACTTTGCTTGTAATGCGGTGAATGTAGAAAGCATCGTGATTATGAACAAAGCCAGTGATAGTTTAAAATCACGGTTAGCAGAAGTTGGTTTTCAAGTTATTGAAACACCTTTAACCGAATTCCTGAAAGCTGGTGGTGCAGCTAAATGCTTAACTCTACGGGTGACTGAACCTGTCAGAGAAGAAATACACGCTATCACTCAAGTAGAAAGTCGTGTAATTCGCTTGGAAGGACATTTATTAGATGCAGGTTTGATTAACCGGGCTTTAGATTTAATTGTGGAAATGGGGGGTAGTTTCCAAGTTCTTAAATTCAATTTAGGAGAACAACGTCAAAGTACATCCGCTGCTGAGGTGAGAGTAACAGCACCATCCCACGAAGTGATGGAAGAAATCATTTCTCAATTGATTGATTTAGGTGCGGTTGATTTACCCCAGGATGAACGAGATGCTAAGTTAGAACCTGTGTTACAAGCGGGTGTAGCTCCTGATGATTTCTATGTTAGTACAATTTATCCCACTGAAATCCGGGTAAATGGGGAATGGCTCAAAGTGCAAAATCAACGCATGGATGGAGCGATCGCCATTTCTCAAACTGCTAATGGTAAAATAGCTCGGTGTAAACTATTACGGGATTTAGAAATTGGTGAACAGGTAGTAGTGGATGTTTTAGGTATCCGTACTATCCGCAAAACCGAATCCCGCGAACAACGCAACTCCCAAGAATTTACCTTCATGTCTTCCGGTGTTTCCAGTGAAAGACGGGTGGAATTAGTTGTAGAACAAGTAGCCTGGGAATTACGTAAAATCAAGGATAGTGGTGGTAAAGTAGTGGTCACTGCTGGCCCAGTGGTAATTCACACCGGTGGTGGTGAGCATTTATCCAGATTAGTTCGTGAAGGATACGTACAGGGACTTTTAGGGGGAAATGCGATTGCAGTTCATGACATGGAACAAAATCTACTGGGAACATCTCTCGGTGTAGATATGAAACGCGGTGTAGCTGTGCGCGGTGGCCACCGACATCACCTCAAAGTCATTAATATCATTCGCCGTTTTGGTAGCATAGCTAACGCTGTAGAAGCGGGAGTAGTGAAAAGTGGGGTCATGTATGAATGTGTGAAAAATAACATTCCCTTTTCCCTAGCTGGTTCAATTCGGGATGATGGCCCTTTACCAGATACGCAAATGAACCTGATATTAGCACAACAGGAATACGCTAAAATTGTTCAAGGTGCAGATATGATTTTGATGCTATCTTCCATGCTGCATTCTATTGGGGTGGGAAATATGACACCAGCAGGGGTGAAGATGGTATGTGTGGATATTAACCCAGCGGTAGTGACAAAATTAAGCGATCGCGGTTCTGTCGAGTCTGTAGGTGTAGTGACAGATGTGGGTTTATTCCTAAGTTTGCTAATTCAGCAGTTGGATAAATTGACAAGTCCTTATGTGGCTAATGTAGGTTAA
- a CDS encoding tetratricopeptide repeat protein — MDIQQLQKQADIYLQQEDFTIAINLYEQCLELAPNEIYLYWYLGLSWLLQGDEEQCQMTWLSSFANIDLESEDFQLIEFIDFLENQAQRYFEIQKFEISQKIYTAILEWDDNQAEVYYKLGHIIANQGDLETAISCWQNVIQLQPDYLEAYIQQAYIWQKLGEFNHAIENYQNAISLNSDYFHYYQLGLCYCHIQAWELAKDCFLNVIKIQNDYAPAFSDLGLVSLHQGDFQAAVNYLQQAIKLQPDFCQALTQIPENTIINSKQTIIDGMQLIKSLHNSHPEIRELYLLIHKLIVNIYPEISLQLLQNILENEPSNLSTCLEISNLLLNQNQPIKAITILENLADVYEQEEIYFILGKCWLKLEDYQKAIINLETAIEINSNLTEAYHFLGIALFKNGDFLQAINVLQQQLNLEPNSSLTLAYLGFILGNNNQAEEAEFYFQQAIKSNSSITPLVDELITNLSEVGKFDITENPLVNSPSSFYKSTEEWLDNNNLFNRENYINIYPEIDVKLTYPKSINNQIHYSFRFGNSVKIPSSYVVKIPQGRFWLSSDQTESAIIVDESHFLGDISPHFPILSPNHPDQHPSQHPILATQKLPPIHFIDGKVAVLAGLTNHVYFHWMLDVLPRWELLRISNYDFADIDYFVVENRLPFQQETLNKLQIPENKQINIREVQHLQARELIVPSFPGCVAWMPKWTCDFLQAKFLKTISGHISSNNQKRIYITRKLAKSRRIINEDEILNLLKSYGFETVTLESMTVAEQALLFSQAEIIISPHGSGLTNLVFCQPGTKVIELFSPNYVYHCYWWISNLVSLDYYYLIGESLPGWYLHHFIYPQEFAEDIFIKIEDIDKILQVANVNLK, encoded by the coding sequence ATGGATATTCAACAACTACAAAAACAAGCAGACATTTATTTACAACAAGAAGATTTTACCATTGCTATCAATCTTTATGAACAATGTCTGGAGTTAGCACCCAATGAAATTTATTTATATTGGTATTTAGGTTTATCTTGGTTGTTACAAGGAGATGAAGAACAATGTCAGATGACATGGTTATCAAGTTTTGCAAATATAGATTTGGAAAGTGAAGATTTTCAATTAATAGAATTTATTGATTTCCTTGAAAATCAAGCTCAAAGATATTTTGAGATTCAGAAATTTGAAATCTCCCAAAAAATTTACACAGCTATTCTAGAATGGGATGATAATCAAGCCGAAGTATATTATAAATTAGGTCATATAATAGCAAATCAAGGTGATTTAGAAACCGCTATTTCCTGTTGGCAAAATGTAATTCAACTTCAACCAGATTATTTAGAAGCATATATTCAGCAAGCTTATATCTGGCAGAAATTAGGAGAATTTAATCATGCTATTGAAAACTATCAAAATGCAATTTCTTTAAATTCAGATTATTTTCATTATTATCAATTAGGATTATGCTATTGTCATATTCAAGCATGGGAATTAGCCAAAGATTGTTTTTTGAATGTTATTAAAATCCAAAATGATTATGCACCTGCTTTCAGCGATTTAGGTTTAGTATCCTTACATCAAGGTGATTTCCAAGCAGCAGTTAATTATCTACAACAAGCTATCAAATTACAACCAGATTTCTGTCAAGCATTAACCCAAATCCCTGAGAACACTATTATCAATTCAAAACAGACTATTATTGATGGTATGCAACTGATTAAATCCTTGCATAATTCCCATCCTGAAATTAGAGAATTATATTTGTTAATACATAAACTTATTGTAAATATTTATCCAGAAATTTCCTTACAGCTACTGCAAAATATCTTAGAGAATGAACCTAGCAATTTATCAACTTGCTTAGAAATCAGTAATTTATTGTTAAATCAAAATCAACCTATAAAAGCAATTACAATTTTAGAAAATTTGGCTGATGTATATGAACAGGAAGAAATTTATTTTATTTTGGGTAAGTGCTGGTTAAAATTAGAAGATTATCAAAAAGCAATCATTAATTTAGAAACAGCCATAGAAATCAATTCTAATTTAACAGAAGCATACCATTTTTTGGGAATTGCCTTATTTAAAAATGGTGATTTTTTACAAGCAATTAATGTATTACAACAGCAACTTAACCTAGAACCAAATTCTTCCTTAACTTTAGCTTATTTAGGCTTTATTTTGGGTAACAATAATCAAGCTGAAGAAGCAGAGTTTTATTTTCAGCAAGCTATAAAAAGTAATTCATCTATTACACCTCTCGTAGATGAACTTATAACTAACTTATCTGAGGTTGGAAAATTTGACATTACAGAAAATCCTCTGGTTAATAGTCCCAGCAGTTTTTATAAATCCACAGAAGAATGGTTAGATAACAACAATTTATTTAACAGAGAAAATTATATTAATATTTATCCAGAAATAGATGTAAAATTAACCTATCCCAAATCTATTAATAATCAAATACATTATAGTTTTAGATTTGGTAACTCAGTTAAAATCCCATCGTCGTACGTAGTTAAAATTCCCCAAGGTAGATTTTGGTTGAGTTCAGATCAAACCGAGTCTGCTATTATTGTAGATGAATCACATTTTTTAGGTGATATTTCTCCCCATTTCCCTATATTAAGTCCTAACCATCCTGATCAACATCCTAGTCAACATCCTATTTTAGCAACACAAAAATTACCTCCTATTCATTTTATTGATGGTAAAGTTGCTGTTTTAGCAGGATTAACAAATCATGTTTATTTTCATTGGATGTTGGATGTTTTACCAAGATGGGAGTTATTAAGAATTAGTAATTATGATTTTGCAGATATAGATTATTTTGTAGTAGAGAATAGATTACCCTTTCAACAAGAGACTTTAAATAAATTACAAATACCGGAAAATAAACAAATCAATATTCGAGAAGTTCAACATTTACAAGCTAGAGAATTAATTGTACCATCTTTTCCTGGTTGTGTTGCATGGATGCCAAAATGGACTTGTGATTTTTTACAAGCCAAGTTTTTAAAAACAATTTCTGGTCATATTTCTAGTAATAATCAAAAACGCATTTATATTACTCGTAAATTAGCGAAAAGTCGCAGAATTATCAATGAAGATGAAATTTTAAACCTACTAAAATCCTATGGTTTTGAAACAGTAACCTTAGAATCAATGACAGTTGCAGAACAAGCTTTATTATTTTCCCAAGCAGAGATTATTATTTCTCCTCATGGTAGCGGTTTAACGAACTTAGTATTTTGTCAACCGGGTACTAAAGTAATTGAGTTATTTTCACCAAATTATGTATATCATTGTTATTGGTGGATTAGTAATTTAGTTAGTTTGGATTATTATTATCTCATTGGGGAAAGTTTACCTGGTTGGTATTTACATCATTTTATCTATCCTCAAGAATTTGCTGAAGATATTTTTATTAAAATTGAGGACATTGATAAAATTCTCCAAGTCGCAAACGTCAATCTAAAATAG
- a CDS encoding type II toxin-antitoxin system VapC family toxin, with amino-acid sequence MEVEKNGLVASISLWEIAIKVKNQKLDLGISLTTYLETLQKSDVITIIPIDENLWLESVALEWSHKDPADRVIVALAKKYQANLITADKIIMGFYDSVIW; translated from the coding sequence ATGGAAGTTGAGAAAAATGGTTTGGTTGCTTCTATTTCGCTTTGGGAAATCGCCATTAAAGTTAAAAATCAAAAGTTAGATTTAGGAATTTCTTTAACAACTTATCTGGAGACTTTACAAAAATCTGATGTGATTACAATAATTCCCATTGATGAAAATTTATGGTTAGAAAGTGTTGCTTTAGAATGGAGTCATAAAGACCCCGCAGACAGGGTTATTGTTGCTTTAGCTAAAAAATATCAGGCTAATTTAATTACAGCAGATAAAATAATCATGGGATTTTATGATTCAGTTATTTGGTAA
- a CDS encoding DUF2085 domain-containing protein, translating into MRVEAFRIKSQVSYVSFVADFLLVGMVFGPPIAPFLAASGVFVLPGIADIIYFMGNHVCPQPTMGLELATPHLMAVCMRCYGTVTGLLITRILYAVTNGKGTFWLNKYGLIGAAFATVFMMAYPLELAAQIFDLWDFNNYIVTPFGLITGLAWGLFAMPILHLRR; encoded by the coding sequence ATGCGGGTAGAAGCTTTTAGAATCAAATCACAAGTCAGCTATGTAAGTTTTGTCGCTGATTTCCTATTAGTAGGAATGGTATTTGGACCACCTATTGCACCTTTTCTTGCTGCGTCTGGTGTGTTTGTACTTCCAGGTATTGCGGATATAATTTACTTTATGGGCAATCATGTTTGTCCCCAACCAACAATGGGATTAGAGTTAGCAACACCTCACCTTATGGCAGTGTGTATGCGTTGTTATGGCACAGTTACAGGATTATTAATAACCCGAATTTTGTATGCTGTAACTAACGGAAAAGGCACTTTTTGGTTAAATAAATATGGTTTAATAGGTGCAGCATTTGCTACTGTATTCATGATGGCTTATCCCTTAGAACTCGCAGCCCAAATTTTCGATTTGTGGGATTTTAATAATTATATTGTCACCCCCTTTGGTTTAATAACTGGTTTAGCTTGGGGTTTATTTGCAATGCCGATTTTACATTTGCGTAGATAA
- a CDS encoding N-acetylmuramoyl-L-alanine amidase produces the protein MKKLVSLVLFNCLFTSSVALAQTPLLVVFPPSNYQTSTEKIFFIGTAPPDGEVLINGQSVKRSQAGHFSPSLPLQLGENVFRVRYQDQEQEIKVTRISTQPELPTRLGFVKDSLTPTADVARLPGELICFSAIAPPRAIVSVKLANQTIPLSLQPSQAKLPANSGVLTGLNQPTASSPNKYQGCTTVANAANLGQPQYSLTLKGQTITESSQGKVTILSPAQLAVAEVTATSGVARTGSSTDYSRLTPLPQGTRSNVTGRDGDWLRLDYGGWINSKETKIIPGAIPPKTIIRSVGYRRLARETEIRFPLQTAVPVSVEQGDRTFSLTLHNTTAQTDTIRLDDDPIISRLDWQQVNQEQVKYTFNLKNLQQWGYKLKYDNTTLVLTLRHAPNILNRKHLPLSGIKILLDPGHGGKESGAIGPTGLPEKDVNLIVSKLMRDELVRKGAIVVMTREDDRDVSLVERQQMIEKEEPAIALSIHYNALPADGDAENTKGFGSFWYHPQAHSLAIFLQNYVVNKLGKPYYGVFWNNLALTRPAAAPSVLLELGFMINPQEFEEIINPQEQKKMAKTLADGVTEWFRNAQ, from the coding sequence GTGAAAAAACTCGTTAGCTTAGTATTATTTAATTGTCTGTTTACCTCCTCTGTTGCTTTAGCTCAAACACCACTCCTAGTAGTTTTTCCCCCAAGCAACTACCAAACCAGTACAGAAAAAATATTTTTTATCGGTACAGCACCCCCTGATGGAGAGGTGTTGATCAATGGTCAGTCTGTTAAGCGTAGTCAAGCCGGTCATTTTTCTCCTAGCCTACCATTACAGTTAGGGGAGAATGTGTTTAGGGTACGTTACCAAGATCAGGAACAGGAGATTAAGGTAACAAGAATTTCTACTCAACCAGAATTGCCCACAAGGTTAGGATTTGTTAAGGATTCTTTGACTCCTACTGCTGATGTTGCTAGATTACCGGGAGAATTGATTTGCTTTAGTGCAATAGCACCTCCCAGAGCTATTGTCTCTGTTAAGTTGGCTAATCAAACTATTCCCTTGTCATTACAACCTTCACAGGCAAAGTTACCTGCTAATTCAGGTGTACTAACGGGACTGAATCAACCTACTGCTTCTAGTCCTAACAAATATCAAGGGTGTACAACAGTGGCCAATGCTGCTAATTTGGGACAACCTCAATATAGTTTGACATTAAAGGGTCAAACGATCACCGAATCTAGCCAGGGTAAGGTGACAATTCTTTCACCTGCACAGTTAGCAGTAGCTGAGGTTACAGCAACTTCAGGGGTAGCTCGCACGGGTTCTAGCACTGACTATTCTCGACTCACACCGCTACCACAAGGAACTAGGTCCAATGTGACTGGTAGGGATGGCGATTGGTTACGTTTAGATTATGGGGGTTGGATTAATAGCAAGGAGACTAAAATTATACCAGGTGCTATACCACCAAAAACGATAATTCGTAGTGTTGGATATCGTCGCTTGGCCCGTGAGACAGAAATACGTTTTCCTTTACAAACTGCTGTACCTGTAAGTGTGGAACAGGGCGATCGCACCTTTAGCCTAACTCTTCACAATACCACTGCTCAAACAGATACAATTCGTTTAGATGATGATCCTATTATTTCTCGCTTGGACTGGCAACAGGTGAACCAGGAACAGGTGAAATATACTTTTAACCTCAAAAATCTCCAACAATGGGGATATAAGCTGAAATACGATAATACGACACTGGTTTTGACTTTGCGTCATGCCCCTAATATTCTCAACAGAAAACATCTGCCTTTATCTGGTATCAAAATTTTACTTGATCCTGGTCACGGTGGTAAGGAATCTGGTGCAATTGGACCTACAGGACTACCAGAAAAAGATGTCAATTTGATAGTTTCTAAGTTGATGCGGGATGAGTTGGTCAGGAAAGGTGCAATAGTAGTAATGACTAGGGAAGATGATCGGGATGTGTCTTTGGTAGAACGTCAGCAGATGATTGAAAAAGAAGAACCAGCAATCGCACTTTCTATCCATTACAATGCTTTACCCGCTGATGGTGATGCAGAAAATACCAAAGGTTTTGGGAGTTTTTGGTATCATCCCCAAGCCCATAGTTTAGCTATATTTTTACAAAATTATGTGGTTAATAAACTTGGTAAGCCTTATTATGGTGTGTTTTGGAATAATTTAGCTTTGACTCGTCCTGCTGCTGCTCCTTCTGTATTATTAGAGTTGGGTTTTATGATTAACCCACAGGAGTTTGAGGAGATAATCAATCCGCAAGAACAGAAGAAGATGGCTAAGACTTTAGCGGATGGGGTGACTGAGTGGTTTAGAAATGCTCAGTAA
- a CDS encoding ROK family protein → MQQVIGIDLGGTAIKLGLFTANGSCLKSITVDTPQPATPAAVLSQMIDAIAQIDPDNHSIAIGVGTPGPADAGGRVAKVAINLAGWHDVPLADWLEAKTGKPTILANDANCAGLGEAWLGAGRNFDNLILLTLGTGVGGAIILDGKLFVGHQGAAAELGLISLNPDGPMCNSGNQGSLEQYACISAIRRRTGKEPAELGKLAQNGDLEALTFWQEYGKDLGIGLTSLIYVLTPQAVIIGGGVSASFEYFLPSMQAEIEKRVLPTSRLGLQILPAELGNSAGMVGAAKLAWGIGDR, encoded by the coding sequence GTGCAGCAAGTTATCGGTATTGATTTAGGGGGAACAGCGATTAAGTTAGGACTGTTTACAGCAAATGGTAGTTGTTTGAAATCCATCACTGTAGATACTCCCCAACCTGCAACACCAGCAGCGGTATTATCTCAAATGATAGATGCGATCGCACAAATTGATCCAGATAATCACAGTATAGCGATAGGTGTGGGAACTCCTGGGCCTGCTGATGCTGGAGGAAGGGTTGCCAAAGTGGCGATTAATCTGGCAGGATGGCATGATGTACCTTTAGCAGATTGGTTAGAAGCGAAAACAGGTAAACCTACTATCCTCGCTAATGATGCTAACTGTGCAGGTTTGGGAGAAGCTTGGTTAGGTGCAGGCCGTAATTTCGATAATTTGATTTTACTAACTTTAGGGACTGGGGTTGGTGGTGCAATTATTCTTGATGGTAAACTATTTGTTGGTCATCAAGGTGCAGCAGCAGAATTAGGTTTAATTAGTTTAAATCCTGACGGTCCAATGTGTAATAGTGGAAATCAAGGTTCTCTAGAACAGTATGCTTGTATATCTGCTATTCGTCGTCGGACTGGAAAAGAACCCGCAGAATTAGGTAAACTTGCCCAAAATGGTGATCTGGAAGCATTGACATTTTGGCAAGAGTATGGTAAGGATTTGGGAATCGGTTTAACAAGTTTAATATATGTACTCACACCCCAAGCGGTAATTATTGGTGGTGGTGTCAGTGCTAGTTTTGAATATTTTTTACCATCTATGCAAGCAGAAATAGAAAAGCGGGTTTTACCCACATCCCGTTTAGGTTTGCAAATTTTACCAGCAGAATTGGGTAATTCAGCGGGAATGGTAGGTGCGGCTAAGTTAGCATGGGGAATAGGTGACAGGTGA